From Mya arenaria isolate MELC-2E11 chromosome 1, ASM2691426v1, a single genomic window includes:
- the LOC128233082 gene encoding uncharacterized protein LOC128233082 isoform X1 translates to MEQEAEMPDGSPCGANTGEEPGTSGDGETDLESAMVMMKAALAKKHKSSPSVVNMLDKLMETMKGGDDTEVCLVVSNRRSGKSSVIGPDLTRRGSRKRPAKFYSEEGDDDDSDGSGAAAHVDDDEDTDFVVTPKALSKPRREVEANEMRDWRGKVVTITPPTKERTLKLNLVTEEENRIHEDFFGSRPKSTKTAERYLKIRNHIILLWQQNKPEMVTKAMARKGLLDCGDVNCISRIHTYLEKSGVINFNAEEASTPRSVVKSKRRKIVADTDSDGDPEEDADDTPDYRPNKDGDISEQDRKTKSRRKKMVRESIKQSVVRQSARQVTKPSQVAKTSKAQTKAKNKPANKVKEFENLGPDIEEVGKPTDMTPVRSSGRTRRQTKTPNWAEILSGRKSFRRDGATLGNIKKEVDSDIEEPAEEIEDEAEDSDESFNAEVSDTNVNTDIEELSNDTGDSLDEETPKHEVIFKPMKKQTSVSETNADKGDDSPMKIDGTATDAAEGDSVIENEQPIKIIKEQSSDCNIVTIPPHINSRPAILFQCRPCLKTFLEEAHLTKHINEMHKANQKETPMQIEKTKGSEEEEDGDLDDDFSEERVDENNGVEMKDKNEGTFTKDPNVVSEVNPNVKIETYKIVKFKPQSFRVKTPVQDRVAFVKKGKKEKHECEKCGTEFLSVVNLKRHMLLHSNKVYECPHCAKIMKRMDYVNAHIKKVHPDVDLTKNPVDFEKYSHTVDENEDEKETNANAEGRKDKIRVISGTGKKVCPDCSNLFDTQAELEEHMIVVHQKELKDSAYTCRACQKQFKTLVSFQVHKLSHRKKDFVCAHCDQKFTSNTQLQVHKRNDHEIRHGTLAYFGYLKNNDRITCEICSSDFDSFEEYLPHRHDHLTFEYLCSKCGNGFMTQEMFDGHLKSYCKKEQHLFFPCGVCNKRFGAYEVRRKHLISAHPKEGTQHYCHHCAKTFSSDEDLQQHIVEHVAEKVFFCEFCEKLFFEKRILVDHRDTHKASKNFQCKICLKFYYSSRSLQRHIKLHLYQTQKACKICEQKFSTQDDLIRHMTQDHGEVESYEDRELLPCPHCTAQFKTENKLEKHILMHSLENSSSKYMCSHCDKVLDSNEVPLDKHMEMEHPLLMTPESTNVGYLKKDFRCPHCDFFATVKQRLDRHMEVHNVEKKFECKYCLKKFQTTSSLMTHVIMHRGKVRKNAKPEPICTWPGCHKQFMKHSIYKRHIVAHIYKIKNGKEVCFCKQCEYSGIEGKKINVVLRDGEIDNVQALGFLDQQSRCQIVAQVGKGLMVEGEDGLRQAVTDTEEENPAMEVLQEAIAQIEDIERHNGQQEPREEVVGNVIEQEHEDGVGSTTTTEMSGYAQSDEKTVEAEHNQGAEEQVTAGTQTMPQDDDDEPADMIVNAEDDGEIKVRMIAVNDGAANTANTKSILIQPLAGAAQQGDGAMYERVTTYMEDDVDAVLEGVNAEGNYECGVCELMFEHACQVLRHFEGAHPLFRFPKCEVCSRYALDQKGMADHKLTHEDVKKYKCPECDRYFRTKAYLKQHVIIHQTNKPYVCGECGHGFSQKGIYQEHLRRHLGVKPFKCAICNKQFVSKSLLKIHMYSHTSERPYKCPYCPKGFAERYVMQVHMRQHENDRPFQCTECSKNFCARPKLVRHMSTVHGIDKEELTSFVPTKVGEGVGYRDSRKLQPIKPALPQDERRKTKVVYIDQHGIVVKEVQDGHEKMYADTEAVEEESKTTEADLSNIQLEVVTHRDADGNIQTILPVGNYQNLISGNEEGLPVVYQEVESEVTGEEEIEMGGQSYTLVATDGEWLTSDVMQKQLIAQGITSIQENGDTEEGGKIQVITQEVGELEGAGEGGMVVSHPGDGQEGGVEGEVQKFSINISEDGTVNAEDLEALRHMYNDQQIVIVLENQQQE, encoded by the exons ATGGag CAGGAGGCAGAGATGCCAGATGGTTCCCCATGTGGTGCCAACACAGGAGAGGAGCCCGGTACCAGTGGTGACGGGGAAACGGATCTGGAGAGCGCCATGGTTATGATGAAAGCTGCCCTCGCCAAGAAACACAAGTCCTCACCAAGCGTTGTCAACATGCTGGATAAACTCATGGAGACCATG AAAGGTGGTGATGACACAGAGGTGTGCTTGGTCGTCAGTAACCGTCGCAGTGGGAAGAGCTCTGTGATTGGTCCAGACCTTACACGCAGGG GTTCAAGAAAGAGGCCAGCTAAATTTTACAGTGAGgaaggtgatgatgatgatagcgATGGCAGTGGTGCTGCTGCtcatgttgatgatgatgaagatacTGATTTTGTTGTCACACCAAAAGCACTGAGCAAACCCAGAAGGGAGGTTGAAG CCAATGAGATGCGGGACTGGAGAGGGAAGGTGGTCACtattaccccacccaccaagGAACGGACTCTCAAACTCAACCTGGTTACAGAAGAAGAAAATAGGATCCATGAAGACTTCTTTGGAAGTAGGCCGAAATCAACAAAGACGGCTGAAAGATACCTGAAGATTCGAAACCATATCATCTTGTTATG GCAACAGAACAAACCAGAGATGGTGACGAAGGCGATGGCTCGTAAAGGCCTTCTAGATTGTGGAGACGTCAACTGTATCAGCCGTATTCACACTTATCTTGAGAAGTCTGGAGTTATTAACTTCAATGCAG AGGAGGCTTCTACTCCCAGATCAGTGGTAAAATCCAAGCGTCGTAAGATTGTTGCCGACACTGACAGCGATGGTGACCCGGAAGAAGACGCTGACGACACTCCAGACTATCGGCCAAACAAAGATGGTGACATATCTG AACAAGACAGAAAGACAAAGtccagaagaaaaaaaatggttcgtGAATCCATAAAGCAGTCGGTTGTTAGACAGTCGGCCAGACAAGTCACAAAACCATCACAGGTAGCAAAAACATCAAAAGCACAAACAAAAGCCAAAAACAAGCCGGCCAATAAggtgaaggaatttgaaaaTCTGGGACCAGATATTGAGGAAGTAGGCAAGCCAACTGATATGACACCTGTTAGGTCTTCAGGTAGAACCAgaagacaaacaaaaacaccaaaCTGGGCCGAGATTCTGAGTGGACGAAAAAGCTTCAGGAGAGATGGAGCCACTTTGGGAAACATAAAGAAAGAGGTTGATTCTGATATTGAAGAACCAGCTGAAGAGATTGAGGATGAAGCAGAAGATTCTGATGAATCATTCAATGCAGAAGTTTCTGACACTAATGTGAATACAGATATTGAAGAGCTCTCTAATGATACTGGTGATAGTCTTGATGAAGAAACACCTAAACATGAAGTTATATTCAAACCAATGAAGAAACAAACAAGTGTTAGTGAAACAAATGCTGACAAAGGAGATGATTCACCAATGAAAATAGATGGAACAGCTACTGATGCTGCTGAAGGAGATTCAgttattgaaaatgaacaacCCATTAAGATAATTAAAGAGCAGTCATCTGATTGTAATATTGTGACTATACCTCCACACATTAATTCGAGACCAGCAATTCTGTTCCAGTGCAGGCCTTGTTTGAAGACATTTCTTGAAGAAGCTCATTTGACTAAACATATTAATGAAATGCATAAGGCTAACCAAAAGGAAACACCGATGCAAATTGAGAAGACCAAGGGTTcagaggaggaggaggatggTGATTTGGATGATGATTTTTCAGAAGAAAGAGTGGATGAAAACAATGGTGTTGAAATGAAGGATAAAAATGAGGGGACCTTTACTAAAGATCCTAATGTTGTAAGTGAAGTTAATCCTAATGTTAAGAtagaaacatataaaattgtgaaatttaaGCCTCAGTCTTTCAGAGTTAAGACTCCAGTTCAGGATAGAGTTGCATTTGTCAAGAAGGGgaagaaagaaaaacatgagTGTGAAAAGTGTGGGACTGAATTTCTTAGCGTAGTTAATCTTAAGAGGCATATGCTATTACACTCAAACAAAGTGTATGAATGCCCGCACTGTGCTAAAATAATGAAGAGGATGGATTACGTCAATGCTCACATAAAAAAAGTACACCCAGATGTCGATCTTACAAAGAACCCTGTTGATTTTGAGAAATACTCGCATACTGTTGATGAAAATGAGGATGAAAAAGAAACCAACGCCAATGCTGAAGGTAGGAAAGATAAGATTCGAGTTATCTCAGGCACTGGTAAGAAAGTTTGCCCAGACTGTTCAAACCTGTTTGATACACAGGCTGAACTAGAGGAACACATGATTGTGGTCCACCAGAAGGAGCTGAAAGACTCTGCTTACACCTGTAGGGCCTGtcaaaaacagttcaaaacCCTCGTAAGCTTCCAGGTTCACAAGCTTAGTCATAGAAAAAAGGACTTTGTGTGTGCGCACTGTGACCAGAAGTTTACCTCCAACACACAACTGCAGGTCCATAAAAGGAATGATCATGAAATACGGCATGGCACTTTGGCATATTTTGGATACCTGAAGAATAACGATCGTATAACGTGTGAGATTTGTAGCTCGGATTTTGACTCTTTTGAAGAGTACCTTCCTCACAGGCACGATCATCTGACATTTGAATACCTGTGTAGCAAATGTGGCAATGGCTTTATGACACAGGAAATGTTTGATGGCCACCTGAAGTCTTACTGCAAAAAAGAACAACACCTCTTCTTCCCATGCGGTGTGTGTAACAAGCGGTTTGGAGCTTACGAAGTCAGGCGAAAACATTTGATATCCGCTCACCCGAAAGAAGGCACACAACACTATTGCCACCATTGTGCAAAGACATTCAGCTCTGATGAGGACTTGCAGCAACACATTGTAGAACATGTAGCAGAGAAAGTCTTCTTCTGTGAATTCTGTGAGAAACTGTTCTTCGAGAAAAGGATTTTAGTTGATCATAGAGACACTCATAAAGCAAGCAAGAATTTCCAGTGTAAGATCTGTCTTAAGTTCTATTACAGCTCCCGAAGTTTACAAAGACATATCAAGCTACATCTGTATCAGACTCAGAAAGCATGCAAGATATGTGAACAGAAGTTCTCGACACAAGATGACCTGATCCGACACATGACCCAGGACCATGGGGAGGTGGAATCTTACGAAGATCGCGAGCTTCTTCCATGTCCACACTGCACAGCCCAGTTCAAAACAGAGAACAAGCTTGAGAAACACATCCTCATGCATAGCTTAGAGAATTCCTCCAGTAAATACATGTGTTCACATTGCGATAAAGTTCTTGACAGTAATGAGGTCCCTCTAGATAAACATATGGAGATGGAGCATCCATTGTTGATGACACCGGAATCGACTAATGTTGGATACCTTAAGAAGGACTTCAGATGTCCGCACTGTGACTTTTTCGCCACAGTAAAACAGCGACTTGATCGGCATATGGAGGTGCACAATGTTGAAAAGAAATTTGAATGCAAGTATTGCCTGAAGAAGTTCCAAACAACGAGCTCGCTCATGACTCATGTTATTATGCACAGGGGGAAAGTGAGAAAGAATGCTAAACCAGAGCCAATCTGTACATGGCCAGGGTGTCACAAACAGTTCATGAAGCATTCGATTTACAAGAGGCATATTGTCGCTCACATCTACAAGATCAAGAATGGCAAAGAGGTCTGCTTCTGTAAGCAGTGTGAGTACAGTGGAATTGAAGGGAAGAAGATCAATGTCGTCCTGCGCGACGGCGAGATTGACAACGTGCAAGCTCTGGGTTTCCTAGATCAGCAGAGTCGGTGTCAGATAGTGGCTCAGGTTGGTAAAGGTTTGATGGTAGAAGGAGAAGATGGTTTACGCCAGGCAGTCACTGATACTGAAGAGGAAAACCCAGCAATGGAGGTCCTTCAAGAGGCGATAGCTCAGATAGAGGACATCGAGAGGCATAATGGTCAACAGGAGCCCAGGGAAGAAGTCGTTGGTAATGTGATAGAGCAGGAGCATGAAGATGGGGTGGGttctacaacaacaacagaaatgtCAGGGTATGCTCAATCTGATGAGAAAACTGTAGAAGCTGAACACAACCAGGGAGCTGAAGAACAAGTTACTGCTGGTACTCAAACCATGCCtcaagatgatgatgatgaacctGCTGATATGATTGTAAATGCTGAGGATGATGGAGAAATAAAAGTCAGAATGATTGCGGTTAATGATGGTGCTGCCAACACTGCAAACACCAAAAGCATCCTGATCCAACCCCTGGCCGGAGCTGCTCAGCAAGGAGATGGAGCAATGTATGAAAGGGTTACAACTTATATGGAGGATGATGTTGATGCAGTTCTGGAGGGAGTCAATGCAGAGGGGAATTATGAGTGTGGAGTTTGTGAACTCATGTTTGAGCATGCCTGTCAGGTATTGAGGCACTTTGAGGGAGCTCATCCACTATTCAGGTTCCCGAAATGTGAAGTATGTTCGAGGTACGCTTTAGATCAAAAAGGGATGGCGGACCACAAGCTGACTCATGAGGATGTCAAGAAGTACAAGTGCCCAGAATGTGACCGCTATTTCCGCACTAAGGCTTACCTGAAGCAGCATGTTATCATACATCAGACAAATAAACCTTATGTCTGTGGTGAGTGCGGTCATGGGTTTTCCCAGAAGGGCATTTATCAGGAACATTTGAGGCGCCATCTTGGGGTCAAGCCATTTAAGTGTGCCATTTGCAATAAGCAGTTTGTATCAAAATCATTGCTCAAGATCCATATGTACAGTCACACGTCAGAGAGGCCATACAAGTGTCCATATTGTCCTAAAGGGTTTGCTGAGCGCTACGTTATGCAGGTCCACATGAGGCAACACGAGAACGACAGGCCTTTCCAATGCACAGAATGTTCAAAGAACTTTTGTGCCCGCCCCAAACTTGTTAGGCATATGAGCACAGTGCATGGCATTGATAAAGAGGAACTCACATCATTTGTGCCAACTAAGGTCGGTGAAGGGGTCGGGTATCGGGATTCCAGGAAGCTGCAGCCAATCAAGCCCGCCTTGCCACAGGATGAAAGAAGAAAGACCAAGGTTGTGTACATTGATCAACATGGGATCGTTGTGAAGGAG GTACAGGATGGACATGAGAAAATGTATGCAGACACTGAGGCAGTGGAAGAGGAGTCGAAGACAACCGAGGCGGATCTCAGTAACATCCAGCTTGAGGTGGTCACTCATCGGGACGCAGACGGCAACATTCAGACTATTCTGCCAGTTGGAAATTACCAGAACCTGATCTCTGGTAACGAGGAGGGTCTACCAGTTGTATACCAGGAAGTGGAGTCCGAAGTGACCGGGGAGGAGGAGATAGAGATGGGCGGTCAGAGCTACACGCTGGTTGCAACAGATGGGGAGTGGTTGACCAGCGATGTTATGCAGAAGCAGCTAATCGCCCAGGGCATTACAAGCATACAAGAGAATGGGGACACGGAGGAAGGGGGCAAGATTCAG GTGATCACCCAGGAGGTTGGAGAGCTGGAAGGGGCCGGAGAGGGGGGCATGGTTGTCTCTCACCCTGGGGACGGTCAGGAGGGAGGGGTAGAAGGGGAAGTACAGAAGTTCAGCATCAACATCAGCGAAGATGGGACAGTGAATGCCGAAGATCTGGAGGCTCTTAGGCACATGTACAATGACCAGCAGATCGTTATTGTTCTTGAAAATCAGCAACAAGAGTGA